The genomic interval TTTGAACGAAGGGGCCACGAAACCCACAAAATCTGCGACAGCCTTCCGCATCGTCTCGATCGCGGCGCTAATTGCCGCCATCGGGCAGATTACGCTTGGGGGCACTGTTCGCGTTACCGGCTCTGGCGATGCTTGCCCGGACTGGCCCCTTTGCCACGGCCAGATAATTCCTCCGTTCGACTACCACGTCATTCTCGAATACTCACATCGTGTCACGGGAAGCGTCCTGGGTATCCTGATTCTCGTCGCAGTCTTTATCGCCTGGCGATACCTCCGCGATAACCGGCCCGCGAAGGTCTCCACTGCTGCGGCTTTTCTGTTCGTTGTCGCTGCCGGCGTCCTCGGTGGGGCGACAGTTCTGACGGAGCTCACATGGTGGGTAAGGCTAATACATCTCTCCATCGCGGAGCTTACCATCGCGAGCATCGCGGTCATGACTGTCGCCGGCTGGCCGTCGAAGGGAATTGCCGCCGTCTCAAAGGTCAACCTTGGCGGTGGCGCCGGGACGCGAAGACTGGTCATCGCTTCGCTTGTTGGGGTATTTCTTCTGATACTTTACGGCTCATACATCGTTGGTATGGGCTACGGATCGAGCTGCTCTTCGTGGCCGCTCTGCAATGACTCCCTCATGCCGGAGGGTAGGGCATACATGGAGCACATGGGTCACCGGTACCTTTCGTTATTAATAGGAATTGTGCTCGGCTATGCCGTTGTCCAGGCGTACATTCGGGGCGATGGGAATAAACATGTGCGAATGGCAGCGCTGCTTGCCGGTGGGGCGTTCGTTTTCCAGACGGGAGTTGGCGCTGCCCTCGTCTGGTCCGGCTTTGCCACCCAATTCAAGGCGATTCACCTGAGCATGGCTACACTGGTGTGGGTTGCACTGGTCTACCTGGCTGTCTTTATTTACGCATCGCAGGGCGTTATACTTGGCGCCAGAAAAGAGAAGCCGTTGGCGGCAAAGGGTTTGGAGAGGGCGACCACATGACAGTTCAGGCGACTACTCCTCCTGCGCGGAGCATCGTAAGCGACTATATTGCGCTTACCAAGCCCCGGATCATCTCGCTCTTGCTTGTGACAGCCATCGGCGGCATGTTCCTTGCGGCGCAGGGCCTGCCTGACGCCGCGACCGTCGCCGTGGTGCTTGTGGGCGGTTACCTGGCGGCCGGCGGCGCGCACGCCCTTAACCACTACCTGGAGCGCGACATCGACGGCATGATGCGCCGGACGAGCCGCAGGCCGGTTGTCAGCGGACGTGTAACACCCACCAACGCGCTGGTGTTCGGTGTAGCTCTGAACGTGATCGCTTTCGTGCTGTTGTCCTCATTCGTGAATGTGCTCAGCGCGACGATCACACTTACCGGCACGCTGATCTACATATTCGTGTATACGATCGGCCTCAAGCGGGTGACACCCCAGAACATCGTCATCGGCGGGGCAGCCGGGGCCGTCCCGCCGATGGTCGGCTGGACGGCGATAACGGGTTCGCTTGACTTGCCGGCCCTTTACCTTTTCGCGATCATCTTCTTCTGGACGCCGCCGCATTTTTGGGCCCTCGCCATCCTCATTAAGGACGACTATGTTCGCGCCGGGATTCCCATGCTCCCGGTCGTTTCCAGCCTGGAGAATACGAAGCAGTCCATTCTGCTGTACACGGTGCTGCTGACGGCGCTGACGGTAATGTTCTTTGTGACGGGGGCAGTTGGGGGCATATACCTGGCCTCGACTACGGTGCTCGGGGGCCTCTTCATCTATTTTGCGTACCGCTTTTTGAGAGCCCAGGGCGTCAAGGGGGCGCGGAGCCTGTATCTTTACTCGCTCCTCTACCTTGACCTGTTGTTCCTGGCTATTATGATCGATAGCGTCGTTTGAGCGCTATGCGCAATGGGTAAGCCAACAGCCGATAGCGCACCCAACATCTTGTGTTTGTAAGGCCCGGAACGCGGCAAACGATGCGAAAGCCAGCCAATGGCTCTTGACTCTGACCGTCTGCCTTGATAGATTCTTATGTCGGTGCCACGCAAGGCGGCGCCGAAGTTCTCGCGTATCTGCCTTGAAAGGAGACGCTGACCAGCACCATGTCGATGTTTAGAAGCCCGAAGACCAAATACGTCGGCGTGGTGCTTCTGGTTCTGCTCATGGGCGTCCTCGCCGGATGCTACCCGGAGCACCAACAGTCCACGTTCGACCCCCAGGGACCCGTGGCCCGGTCTCAGCTCACCCTCTTCTACTGGATATTCTGGACGGCCGTAGTCGTCTTTGTCCTGGTGGAGGCTGCGCTGGTTTACACAGTCATCCGCTACCGCCGCAAAGCCGGTGACGGTGTTCCGCCACAGACGCACGGGCACACCCCCCTTGAAATAACGTGGACCGTCATTCCGGCGCTGATCCTGGTTGTGGTGGCCGTACCGACGATCAAGACACTCTTCTACAATGCTAATTCGCCTCACCCGCCTGAAGAAGGCGGCATGACTATTGATGTCACGGGCGTTCAGTGGTGGTGGGAGTTCCGCTACCTGAACGACATCAACAATCCTGACGACGACGTCGTGACAGCCAACGAGCTGCACATACCCGTCGGCAAGCCGGTCAACATCCGCCTGCACTCCAGGGACGTCATCCACAGCTTCTGGATTCCCAAGATCGCGGGCAAGGTTGACCTGGTCCCGAACAATGATAACCATATGTGGATCCAGGCCGATGAGCCCGGCGAGTACCTTGGGCAGTGCGCGGAGTTCTGCGGCATAGCCCATGCTCTGATGCGATTCAGGGTCTTTGCCCAGCCTCAGGCGGAGTTTGACGCATGGCTGGCCGCTCAGGACGCGCCTGCCAAAGACCCGATCGATCCGCTCGCCCTTGAGGGCAAAGCCCTCTTTGAGGGCGCCGGCCAGTGCTTTGCATGCCACACTATAGAAGGCGTTGCCAGGGCGCGCGGCCGCACAGGCCCCAACCTGACCCACCTCGGCAGCCGGACCACCATCGCGGCAGGCATTCTGGAGAACAACCAGGAAAACCTGCGCAAGTGGATTGCGGACCCAGAGGCGCTGAAGCCGGGTAACGTGATGGCGCGGACGGCCCAGATATATACCGACCCGACCAAGCACCTTACCGAAGCCCAGATATCGGCAATTGTGCAGTACCTGATGACCCTTGACTAGAGAAGTCGAACAGCCGGGAGGCTATTAATGGCGACTTTTGCCCTGCCTGTCCCTAAGCGTCCGGTGTCCTGTACTGGAGTGTGGGGCTGGATAACGACAATCGATCACAAGAGGATCGGCGCGCTGTACGGCATTACCGCGTTTATCCTGTTCGTCTCCGGCGGCATTGAGGCGCTGTTCATGCGCGCCCAGCTCATGAGGCCGGAGATGGCCCTTGTGAGCCCGGAAGTGTTCAACCAGCTCTTCACGATGCACGCCACGACGATGATCTTCCTGGGCGTCATGCCCCTCAGCGCGGCGTTCTTCAATTACCTTGTACCGCTCCAGATAGGCGCGCGGGACGTGGCCTTTCCCAGGCTGAATGCGTTTAGCTACTGGACGTTCCTCTTCGGCGCGCTCATCCTGAAGCTAAGCTGGTTTCTTGGCGGCGCGCCCAACGCCGGCTGGTTCGGCTACGCGCCCCTGACGGGCCTACAGGCCAACCCAGGCGTCGGCATCGACTTCTGGGTGGTCGGCCTGCAGGTCCTGGCCGTAGCTTCGCTAGCTGCGTCGTTGAACTTCATCATCACCATCATTAACATGCGCGCCCCGGGCATGACCCTTATGCGCATGCCTATGTTCACCTGGATGACGCTCGTTACCTCCTTCCTGCTTATCCTGGCGTTCCCCGTCATCACCATCGCTCTCCTCGAGCTGATGATGGACCGCTTCTACGGCATGAATTTCTTCGTGCCGGCAGCCGGCGCCAACCCCGTGCTGTGGCAGCACCTGTTCTGGATCTTCGGCCACCCGGAGGTCTACATCCTGATACTCCCGGCGATGGGAATCGTTTCCGAAATACTGCCCACCTTTTCCCGGAAGCCGCTATTCGGCTACCCTGTGGTGGTACTCTCCGGCGTGCTCATCGGCTTCATGGGCTGGATGGTCTGGAGCCACCACATGTTCACGGTGGGTCTTGGCCCGGTGGCCAACTCCGTATTCGCGATTACCACGATGGCCATCGCGGTGCCTACCGGCGTAAAGATTTTCAACTGGATAGGCACCATGTGGGGAGGGTCTATCAGGTTCTCTACGGCGATGCTCTACGCCATCGGTTTTATTGCTCTCTTCATTATTGGCGGCCTGAGCGGAGTCATGCACTCTTCGGCCCCATCTGACGCGCAGCAGCAGGACACCTACTTCATTGTCGCGCATATCCACTACGTGCTTTTCGGCGGCGCGATAATGGCCATTTTCGGCGGCATCTACTACTGGTTCCCAAAGATGACCGGCAAGTTCCTCAACGAGAAGCTCGGCTTCTGGAACTTCATTTTCGTCTTCGGCGGCACGAACATCACCTTTTTCCCAATGCACTTCCTTGGGCTGGACGGCATGCCCCGCCGAATATACACATATGCTGAGGGAATGGGCTGGGACTTCTGGAACCTCGTCTCCTCCGTTGGCTCATTTACGTTGGCATTCGGCGTCCTCATCTTCATCGTCAACTTTTTTTACAGCCTCATCAAGGGTAAACAGGCCGGGGCCGACCCCTGGGACGCCCGCACGCTTGAGTGGAGTATTCCATCGCCTCCGCCGGAGTACAACTTCGCCCAGATTCCGGTTGTGCACGGCCGCGACCCGCTTTGGGAGCAGAAGCACGGCGGTCACCACACGGTCCCGGTAGCCGGCGGCTCCGTCGGCGAGGGCCACGGCATACATATGCCGCAGCCTTCGTACTGGCCGATATTCACCAGCATTGGCCTACTGGTTGGGGCGTACGGCTTGATATTCGCTTGGCCCGTCGCGGTCCTTGGCGGCGCCATTCTTATGATCGGAATTTACGCCTGGTCGCTGGAGCCGGTTAATGAGCCGGACCCCGCGCACCATTGATGGAGACTGACTGTGGCACACGAAATGGCCGCTGCACACGCTGAAGAGCATCCCGCAACAACAACCGGTCTCGATCACCGGAAGCTGCTGATCTGGGCTTTCCTGGCCTCGGACTGCATGTTCTTCGGCGCGCTGATCGCTACCTACCTGGTCTACTACGGGAAGAGCCTGGTTGGGCCGTACCCTCAGGATGTGTTTGACATCCCCGTCACGTCCGTGAGTACATTCGTGCTCCTGATGAGCTCCATGAGCATGGTGCTCTCATACTCCGCGCTGCGACGGGGCAATATCAAGGCGTTTCGGATATGGCTCCTGTCGACGTGCATCCTCGGCGCCACATTCATCGGCTTTCAGGTGTTCGAGTTCAATGACTTTGTCCAGCACGGGCTGACGCCCAGGACGAACCTGTTCGGTTCAACGTTCTTCACGCTTACGGGCACGCACGGCGCGCACGTCACGCTCGGGATAATCTGGCTGCTCTCGATGTTCTTCTATTCGTTCAAAAAGGGCGGTATTACGCCTGCCAAGCACCTGGAGCTGGATATCGCAGCGCTGTACTGGCACTTCGTCGACATCGTCTGGATCGTGATTTTCACGGTTGTTTACCTGTTCGGCGTGTTCGAAGGGTTCTAGGTTAAGATTAAACTAGCTGAAGGGCGAAACATGGCAGATACAAAGAAGAGTCACGCCGGACACAACGACGCCGGCGCGCACGCTGACCGGTCTGACTTCGTCGCGGCAGGGCACACGCCGCACGTCGAAGCCCACCATCCTACGGCAGCCACTTACATCAAGGTGGCGATGACCCTGGTAGCGATAACCATGGTTGAGTTGCTGGTCTTCTATGTTGAAGGGTTGGGCAAAGGGATTATCCCGGTCCTGCTGGTACTCTCCAGCATCAAGTTTGCCCTGGTGATCATGTTCTACATGCACCTGAAGTACGACACGAGGCTCTTTTCGATGCTTTTTCTGGGCGGCTTGGCGTTGGCGATTTCGGTTTACATAGCGCTTTTGGCCCTGTTCTACCTCTAGGAGCTCTGAGCTGTGGGGGCAAACTGAGGAAGGGTGGCGACACCAATGCACGAATCTCTGGGGTCGGTCCTCACCCACTGGCATGGCCACATCGAAGTGATCGTCGGGCTTGGCGGGCTCATGGCGCTCTATCTCCTGGGCGTCGGTCCGCTAAGAGAAAAGTACAACTGGGCGGAGGAGATCGACCCAAAACGGATTGCAACGTTCACGCTCGGCGTGATGGTAATATTCTTGTCGCTCGTTTCGCCCATTCACATTCTGAGCGACTCATATCTTTTTAGCGTTCACATGGTGCAGCATATGCTGCTGGCGCTGGTGGCGCCGCCCCTTATAATTTGGGGAACGCCGGACTGGCTGATCCGGCCTCTGCTGCGGCCGGACTGGATATTCATAATCGCTCGTACCGTCCGCCACCCGGTAATCGCGCTCGCGGCGTTCAATCTGGCCTTCGCGCTCTGGCACATCCCGGCTATCTACAACCTTTCCGTCACCAATCACTGGTGGCATGTGTCGGAGCACCTGATGTTTATTGGGGCGGCCATGATTATGTGGTGGCCGCTAATGAGCAACATGCCGGAGCTGCCGCGGCTCTCTTATCCGCTGCAAATCGTGTACATGTTTGCGCTTTCGATATCGCAGATCATCGTGTTCGCTTTCGTAACGTTCTCGGACCACCCGCTTTATACGTGGTATGTCCATGCGCCGCAGATACTGGGAATCAGCCCTCTTGCCGACCAGCAGATTGGCGGCGTAATAATGAAGGTGGGAAGCGCGGGGCTGTTTACGGCCCTGCTGGTCATTGCCTTTATGCGCTGGTACCAGCAAGAGAACTCCAGCGCCGAGCCCGATCATACTGAGCTGACGTCATACAAATACTAGAGAGGTACCACCTCGATGCAGAGCCGAAGATTTGGACTCGCGGTCCTCATTCCATTGCTTGCCGTAATTTCCGTGGCGGCATTCGCCGGGGGCCTGGGTTACATCTTTACCCTCCTCGCCGAGGTCGCGCACGTCGATGTCGCAGGGGACGAGTCGCCAATCGGAGTAGTTGGCCTGGGAATGGCGATCGTGGTGTTTGTGCCGGTGATTGCCGCCATTCTTGAGCGCGGCACCGAAAAGCACGACTAGGTCGCAGCTCCCTGCGGAGTTGGGTAGCTCCAATGCATAACGGGGCTCCGACGTTTCGGGGTCCCTTTTCTTTTTGAGAAAGGACTTGAAGACTTGTCGAATCTCCGCCTGATAGGTACAGGTTCAATCTTCCCGATGGTGCCGGGCCGTCTCTCGGGAACAAGCAGCGGTAACCGTGAACCCGGGCGACGATGGCAGCGTGCCCGGCGGCAGATCGGCGTTGCCACTCTCGCTATCCTCTTGCTAATCCTGGCGGCGTGCGGCGGTGGCGCGCCGGAAAGCTTCAAAGGCACAGTGCTTTCCCCGCAATTCCCGGCGGCGGCGTTCGAGCTGACTGACCAGCATGGCGACATAGTCTCCATGGCCGGCCTTAAAGGCAATGTGGTCGCACTCACCTTTCTCTACACGAGCTGCACGGACATCTGCCCTATAGTCGCCGGCGAGCTCAAGAAGGTGGATGGTTTCCTTGGCAACGATGCAGAAGGGGTGGAGATTGTGGCGGTGAGCGTGGACCCGAAGGGAGATACGGTTTCTGCCGCTCAGGCGTATACCGAGAGGTGGGGGATGGATGGCAAATGGAAATATCTGGTCGGTCCTGAGGAGGCATTGAAGCCGGTGTGGGACGCATACTCCGTAGCCCCGGCGATCAGCGGCACTCCTCAGGCGCCTGCGCCGACCCCTGCCCCCGGCAGCGTCGACTCTCTGCGCGACGGTATCGCGGCGACGTACGACATCGTACATTCTGCGCCGGTCTACCTGATCGATAGGCAGGGCACGCGCCGCGTCATACACACGCTCCCCCTCGACCCCGAGAAGGTGGCGGCGGACATTCGGCTCCTGTTGCGGGAGAAGTGATGGCCGGCGAGATGGACCGCACAGCCACAATCATCGAATTGCAGACCGTTCCGGGGCTTGAGCAGATCGCGGCCGAGGAGGCGGTATCCTTGCTCGGCGCGGAGATGCTCGGCGGCCGTAGGGAGGGGAGGGTTGCCATCAGCGCCCCGCAGGGCAGCGTCGCGGCCGCCGGCCTTCTCAAAACGTCGCTCTCGGCCAACGTAGTGGAGACGTTCAATATCGCAGGCCCTAACGCGCTGCTCAGCCCAAAGCTCTTGCCCAGTGTGCTGCATCTCATTAGCACCGTTGTGAATCTCCACCCCGGTGGTCCGTTCCAGACGTCAAGGGTGAGCGCCGCCGGGTCGGACTCGCCTGTATTCAGGCGGCTCAGACGAGAGATCGCGGCCGGATTCGGGCTACACGACACGACGTCCGAGGGAGACCTGCTCATCTCAGTGCGACGCTCCTTGTACCGGGCGACGGGGTGGGATGTCCTTGTCCGCACCACTG from SAR202 cluster bacterium carries:
- a CDS encoding heme A synthase; translation: MNEGATKPTKSATAFRIVSIAALIAAIGQITLGGTVRVTGSGDACPDWPLCHGQIIPPFDYHVILEYSHRVTGSVLGILILVAVFIAWRYLRDNRPAKVSTAAAFLFVVAAGVLGGATVLTELTWWVRLIHLSIAELTIASIAVMTVAGWPSKGIAAVSKVNLGGGAGTRRLVIASLVGVFLLILYGSYIVGMGYGSSCSSWPLCNDSLMPEGRAYMEHMGHRYLSLLIGIVLGYAVVQAYIRGDGNKHVRMAALLAGGAFVFQTGVGAALVWSGFATQFKAIHLSMATLVWVALVYLAVFIYASQGVILGARKEKPLAAKGLERATT
- a CDS encoding protoheme IX farnesyltransferase; amino-acid sequence: MTVQATTPPARSIVSDYIALTKPRIISLLLVTAIGGMFLAAQGLPDAATVAVVLVGGYLAAGGAHALNHYLERDIDGMMRRTSRRPVVSGRVTPTNALVFGVALNVIAFVLLSSFVNVLSATITLTGTLIYIFVYTIGLKRVTPQNIVIGGAAGAVPPMVGWTAITGSLDLPALYLFAIIFFWTPPHFWALAILIKDDYVRAGIPMLPVVSSLENTKQSILLYTVLLTALTVMFFVTGAVGGIYLASTTVLGGLFIYFAYRFLRAQGVKGARSLYLYSLLYLDLLFLAIMIDSVV
- the coxB gene encoding cytochrome c oxidase subunit II encodes the protein MSMFRSPKTKYVGVVLLVLLMGVLAGCYPEHQQSTFDPQGPVARSQLTLFYWIFWTAVVVFVLVEAALVYTVIRYRRKAGDGVPPQTHGHTPLEITWTVIPALILVVVAVPTIKTLFYNANSPHPPEEGGMTIDVTGVQWWWEFRYLNDINNPDDDVVTANELHIPVGKPVNIRLHSRDVIHSFWIPKIAGKVDLVPNNDNHMWIQADEPGEYLGQCAEFCGIAHALMRFRVFAQPQAEFDAWLAAQDAPAKDPIDPLALEGKALFEGAGQCFACHTIEGVARARGRTGPNLTHLGSRTTIAAGILENNQENLRKWIADPEALKPGNVMARTAQIYTDPTKHLTEAQISAIVQYLMTLD
- the ctaD gene encoding cytochrome c oxidase subunit I, giving the protein MATFALPVPKRPVSCTGVWGWITTIDHKRIGALYGITAFILFVSGGIEALFMRAQLMRPEMALVSPEVFNQLFTMHATTMIFLGVMPLSAAFFNYLVPLQIGARDVAFPRLNAFSYWTFLFGALILKLSWFLGGAPNAGWFGYAPLTGLQANPGVGIDFWVVGLQVLAVASLAASLNFIITIINMRAPGMTLMRMPMFTWMTLVTSFLLILAFPVITIALLELMMDRFYGMNFFVPAAGANPVLWQHLFWIFGHPEVYILILPAMGIVSEILPTFSRKPLFGYPVVVLSGVLIGFMGWMVWSHHMFTVGLGPVANSVFAITTMAIAVPTGVKIFNWIGTMWGGSIRFSTAMLYAIGFIALFIIGGLSGVMHSSAPSDAQQQDTYFIVAHIHYVLFGGAIMAIFGGIYYWFPKMTGKFLNEKLGFWNFIFVFGGTNITFFPMHFLGLDGMPRRIYTYAEGMGWDFWNLVSSVGSFTLAFGVLIFIVNFFYSLIKGKQAGADPWDARTLEWSIPSPPPEYNFAQIPVVHGRDPLWEQKHGGHHTVPVAGGSVGEGHGIHMPQPSYWPIFTSIGLLVGAYGLIFAWPVAVLGGAILMIGIYAWSLEPVNEPDPAHH
- a CDS encoding cytochrome oxidase subunit III — translated: MAAAHAEEHPATTTGLDHRKLLIWAFLASDCMFFGALIATYLVYYGKSLVGPYPQDVFDIPVTSVSTFVLLMSSMSMVLSYSALRRGNIKAFRIWLLSTCILGATFIGFQVFEFNDFVQHGLTPRTNLFGSTFFTLTGTHGAHVTLGIIWLLSMFFYSFKKGGITPAKHLELDIAALYWHFVDIVWIVIFTVVYLFGVFEGF
- a CDS encoding cytochrome C oxidase subunit IV; protein product: MADTKKSHAGHNDAGAHADRSDFVAAGHTPHVEAHHPTAATYIKVAMTLVAITMVELLVFYVEGLGKGIIPVLLVLSSIKFALVIMFYMHLKYDTRLFSMLFLGGLALAISVYIALLALFYL
- a CDS encoding cytochrome c oxidase assembly protein, which produces MHESLGSVLTHWHGHIEVIVGLGGLMALYLLGVGPLREKYNWAEEIDPKRIATFTLGVMVIFLSLVSPIHILSDSYLFSVHMVQHMLLALVAPPLIIWGTPDWLIRPLLRPDWIFIIARTVRHPVIALAAFNLAFALWHIPAIYNLSVTNHWWHVSEHLMFIGAAMIMWWPLMSNMPELPRLSYPLQIVYMFALSISQIIVFAFVTFSDHPLYTWYVHAPQILGISPLADQQIGGVIMKVGSAGLFTALLVIAFMRWYQQENSSAEPDHTELTSYKY
- a CDS encoding SCO family protein, with translation MVPGRLSGTSSGNREPGRRWQRARRQIGVATLAILLLILAACGGGAPESFKGTVLSPQFPAAAFELTDQHGDIVSMAGLKGNVVALTFLYTSCTDICPIVAGELKKVDGFLGNDAEGVEIVAVSVDPKGDTVSAAQAYTERWGMDGKWKYLVGPEEALKPVWDAYSVAPAISGTPQAPAPTPAPGSVDSLRDGIAATYDIVHSAPVYLIDRQGTRRVIHTLPLDPEKVAADIRLLLREK